The proteins below are encoded in one region of Solenopsis invicta isolate M01_SB chromosome 8, UNIL_Sinv_3.0, whole genome shotgun sequence:
- the LOC120358570 gene encoding uncharacterized protein LOC120358570 produces the protein MGAPAIASTSSVNTVNDAPSKSSLSARVTTPSRSLLVKGTVLLATARIFVRTDGARCINLRGMIDTGAEATFITERAVQDLKAKRIKVYYTVTGMGDLQAGVVTHAVKLHLSAGIQSSTTVTVIAFILPVLTSYAPRSPVDLLAHPHLQNLKFADSDPFSDDPIDLLIGLDYYEAVTMDGSRRGPSSDLMAKPTIFGWVVFGPCNDTSEGNPQSVSSLRCSISPGTDALMRQFWEIEEVSVSNPLTEEEVECERHFASTHSRLPSGRYEVRLPFRTDYLNKVGRSFHVASGAFDRLERRLARDSALSASYRGFLSEYEQMGHMTRVNPNEVINNNSLYLPHHPVVKASSSTSPVRVVFNASSPMDNGHSLNDLLLTGPKLQSDLCSIIMRWRTHRFVFVADVAKMFRQIMIHPLDTDFQRILWRPSSGQPIHHYRLITVTYGTASAPYLSMRVLRQLCEDEGSAFPLAVSILNNSIYVDDVLFGADSVSAIQSTRQQLNALLLKGGFHLRKWTSNYDELLSEIPVSDRLEDNSVEFDEDSSFKVLGISWSPILDRFHFRIQIPEFPVISKRSVLSAISRFFDPLGWIAPVVITAKIFMQELWLRKVDWDSPLSSDLEERWTEYSHSLTDLKEISIPRWTNQSNSDLGIELHGFADASTRAYAAVVYIRIIHTRSSFGVTLLACKSKVAPIKTISVPRLELCAATLLARFLKNIVSTLRLSSVPVYCWSDSMITLAWIKQHPNTWKTFISNRVSEIQTSLPQAQWLFVGSKENPADCASRGISVQELKSHSLWWSGPQWLQSPSTVWSEQPSSLRSDGNMERRSVPVYLAQRGAAGWDLSEQVSSWPKLLRITAYCLLFVHKVRQRLRRADSDQLGTLYVLSDAIRQARSFWIAYVQKINFSNEIQAIKRGEGPSKSSPLKNLNPFLDTKDNLRVGGRLCRASLSYDERHPIILPRHRISELIVAQAHDRTLHGGTQLTLGVLRQQYWILNARNLVKHHIHRCVVCVRHRAIPILQQMGDLPDVRINPSRPFQHTGVDYAGPFHVLPIVGRGQRTHKAYVVVFVCLATRAIHLELANDYTSDGFLAAFRRFTSRRGLPVSLFSDNGTNFQGAEKELRNAFRALSRDPDLVAYLASDGITWRFIPPSAPHFGGMWEAGVKSVKHHLRRVIGAHTLSNEEFTTLLTQVESCLNSRPIAPLSDDPSDLSPLTPAHFLIGTSLIATPEESVLDLRETRLNRWQRVQRMHEQFWRIWSRDYLHTLQQRYKWRQKSTSLKVDDLVLVQNPLLPPTKWELGRVVKIYPDPQGLDRVVDRDAWSPGYIIVSHYQYEASGMFRNSVIRESVSPATCERSISILYHARAPPYDGVLRKPPLGVRERSSGSRRFCLSDRDSQDS, from the exons ATGGGTGCTCCTGCTATAGCGAGCACATCCAGTGTAAACACAGTAAATGACGCCCCCTCTAAATCAAGTCTTTCAGCAAGGGTAACAACTCCTTCACGTTCCCTCCTGGTCAAGGGTACTGTACTACTCGCAACTGCACGAATCTTTGTACGTACTGATGGAGCTCGTTGTATAAACCTTCGAGGCATGATTGATACGGGCGCTGAGGCTACATTTATCACTGAAAGGGCTGTTCAAGACTTAAAAGCAAAGCGTATTAAAGTATATTACACTGTCACTGGCATGGGTGATCTACAGGCTGGGGTCGTTACTCATGCAGTTAAGCTCCATTTAAGTGCGGGTATACAGTCGAGTACTACAGTTACAGTGATCGCGTTTATCCTCCCTGTACTTACTTCTTATGCTCCAAGAAGTCCTGTTGATTTACTTGCGCATCCTCATTtgcagaatttaaaatttgccGATTCTGATCCATTCAGTGATGACCCTATCGATTTACTGATAGGACTTGACTATTATGAGGCCGTAACAATGGATGGATCCCGCCGAGGACCGAGCTCTGATCTCATGGCGAAACCTACTATCTTTGGCTGGGTTGTCTTCGGCCCGTGCAACGACACTTCTGAAGGAAACCCTCAGTCGGTGTCCTCGTTACGCTGCTCTATTTCTCCTGGAACGGATGCGCTGATGAGGCAGTTTTGGGAGATAGAGGAAGTCTCGGTTTCTAATCCCCTCACTGAAGAGGAAGTCGAGTGCGAAAGGCACTTCGCATCTACACATTCTCGTTTGCCAAGCGGACGCTATGAGGTTCGCTTACCTTTTCGGACCGATTACTTGAATAAGGTCGGTCGCTCCTTTCACGTCGCTTCTGGTGCCTTTGATAGGTTAGAGCGACGTCTAGCTCGCGATAGTGCATTGTCTGCCAGCTATCGTGGCTTTCTTTCTGAGTATGAGCAAATGGGTCACATGACCCGTGTAAACCCGAACGaggtcattaataataattcgttATATCTGCCTCACCATCCAGTGGTGAAGGCGAGTAGCAGTACTTCCCCTGTACGGGTTGTATTCAACGCCTCGAGTCCCATGGACAACGGGCATTCATTAAATGATCTGTTGCTTACTGGACCTAAGCTGCAGTCAGATCTTTGCTCTATCATTATGCGCTGGCGAACTCATCGCTTCGTTTTCGTCGCTGACGTCGCAAAGATGTTTAGACAAATTATGATTCATCCGTTAGATACTGACTTTCAGAGGATATTGTGGCGTCCTAGTTCAGGCCAGCCGATCCATCATTACCGTTTAATCACCGTCACGTACGGTACCGCCTCGGCGCCTTATTTATCCATGCGCGTCCTGCGACAATTATGCGAGGACGAGGGATCTGCATTCCCGCTGGCTGTGTCTATACTCAATAATTCCATCTATGTAGATGACGTGTTGTTTGGGGCAGACAGTGTGTCCGCCATACAATCCACACGTCAGCAGTTGAATGCCTTGTTATTGAAAGGAGGTTTTCACCTTCGTAAATGGACGTCAAACTATGACGAATTGTTGTCGGAGATACCAGTGTCGGATCGACTGGAGGACAATAGTGTCGAATTTGACGAGGACTCCTCCTTCAAGGTTTTAGGAATTTCGTGGAGTCCTATACTTGATCGATTCCATTTCAGGATACAAATTCCGGAGTTTCCGGTGATCTCGAAACGTAGCGTGCTATCCGCCATTTCGCGATTCTTTGATCCACTGGGTTGGATTGCCCCTGTGGTAATCACCGCTAAAATTTTCATGCAGGAACTATGGCTGCGTAAGGTTGATTGGGATAGCCCGCTCTCGAGTGATCTAGAGGAACGATGGACTGAGTATTCTCACAGTCTGACAGATCTCAAAGAGATTTCAATCCCAAGGTGGACGAATCAAAGCAACTCCGATCTGGGTATCGAGTTGCATGGATTTGCGGATGCTTCAACACGGGCCTATGCGGCCGTTGTATACATTCGCATTATTCACACTCGAAGCAGCTTTGGAGTAACACTCTTAGCCTGTAAATCTAAGGTCGCTCCTATTAAAACAATTAGCGTTCCCAGGTTAGAGCTGTGTGCAGCTACCTTACTAGCtcgttttcttaaaaatattgttagtaCTTTAAGGTTAAGTTCAGTACCAGTATACTGCTGGTCAGATTCCATGATCACACTTGCTTGGATTAAGCAGCACCCCAATACCTGGAAGACTTTCATATCCAATAGGGTATCAGAAATCCAGACAAGCTTACCGCAAGCTCAGTGGCTATTTGTCGGGTCTAAAGAAAATCCCGCAGACTGTGCGTCGCGCGGCATCAGCGTTCAGGAGTTGAAGTCGCACTCGTTGTGGTGGAGTGGGCCTCAATGGCTGCAGTCACCCTCGACTGTGTGGTCGGAACAGCCCTCCTCCCTTCGATCGGACGGAAACATGGAACGACGTAGCGTTCCAGTTTATTTAGCTCAGCGGGGCGCGGCAGGGTGGGATCTTTCCGAGCAAGTTTCCAGTTGGCCTAAGTTGTTGCGGATCACGGCCTATTGCCTATTGTTCGTTCATAAGGTTCGACAGCGCCTTAGAAGGGCGGATAGTGATCAATTAGGTACGTTATATGTGTTGAGTGACGCTATCAGACAGGCTCGTAGTTTTTGGATTGCGTACGTACAAAAGATTAACTTTTCGAATGAGATCCAGGCAATAAAACGTGGTGAGGGCCCGTCTAAATCTAGTCCCTTGAAAAATCTAAACCCGTTTTTGGACACGAAGGATAACCTTCGTGTCGGGGGACGTCTCTGCCGGGCGTCCCTCTCTTACGATGAGAGACATCCCATCATACTACCGAGGCATCGCATATCGGAGCTGATTGTTGCGCAGGCACACGATCGAACGCTTCACGGTGGGACACAGTTGACGTTAGGAGTTTTACGCCAACAGTACTGGATTCTAAATGCTAGAAACCTTGTAAAACATCACATTCACAGGTGTGTTGTTTGTGTCCGCCACAGAGCTATTCCGATATTGCAGCAAATGGGTGATCTGCCGGACGTTCGAATAAACCCTTCTCGTCCGTTTCAACATACCGGCGTAGACTATGCCGGTCCTTTTCATGTCCTTCCGATAGTAGGACGTGGCCAGCGGACACACAAGGCTTATGTGGTTGTGTTCGTTTGTTTGGCCACTAGGGCCATACACTTGGAACTGGCCAATGATTATACCAGCGATGGGTTTTTGGCCGCATTTAGAAGATTCACCTCTCGTAGGGGTCTTCCGGTCTCATTATTCAGTGATAATGGGACCAATTTTCAGGGTGCCGAAAAGGAATTGCGCAATGCGTTCAGAGCTCTGTCGCGTGATCCTGATCTCGTCGCGTATTTAGCCTCCGACGGCATCACTTGGAGATTTATACCGCCCTCCGCCCCACATTTTGGAGGAATGTGGGAAGCGGGCGTAAAGTCCGTTAAGCACCATTTACGGCGTGTAATTGGTGCTCACACGCTTTCAAATGAGGAGTTCACTACATTACTAACTCAAGTGGAGTCATGTCTAAATTCTAGACCTATAGCTCCCTTGTCCGATGATCCCTCCGATCTCTCACCTTTGACTCCTGCCCATTTCTTAATAGGTACCTCGCTGATTGCGACGCCTGAGGAGTCCGTATTGGATTTGAGGGAAACGCGACTCAATCGTTGGCAGCGTGTACAGCGGATGCACGAGCAGTTTTGGCGGATATGGTCGCGAGATTATCTCCACACGTTACAGCAGCGCTATAAGTGGCGTCAGAAATCGACTAGTTTGAAAGTCGATGATCTAGTATTAGTTCAAAACCCGTTGCTACCGCCGACGAAATGGGAGCTTGGGAGAGTAGTAAAAATCTATCCTGACCCTCAAGGTCTCGATAGGGTAGTGGAT CGTGATGCTTGGTCTCCCGGGTACATCATCGTTTCGCACTATCAGTACGAGGCGAGCGGCATGTTTAGGAACAGCGTAATACGCGAAAGCGTGTCACCCGCTACATGCGAGCGATCGATATCGATCCTTTATCACGCGAGGGCACCACCTTACGACGGTGTCCTGCGCAAGCCCCCTCTGGGCGTCCGGGAGCGCTCGAGCGGAAGCAGGCGTTTTTGCCTGTCAGATAGAGATTCGCAAGACTCCTAA